One Actinomadura viridis genomic region harbors:
- a CDS encoding SH3 domain-containing protein — protein sequence MRTSARTGLAFVVAGLATSGITLTSTGAAQAATIAQEEGAKVCRYQVIAKSGLNVRSGPGMKYRIVGALDYGTHLSADCKDKGWTQLRGGVPKKLVGKWVARVYLHEIKPHHSSDPHGGVSAGAGGTSTDVTPLLAVGLGSIALGGGAMVMARRRRATGQI from the coding sequence ATGAGAACGAGTGCGCGCACCGGCCTGGCGTTCGTCGTCGCCGGGCTGGCCACCAGCGGCATCACGCTCACGAGCACCGGGGCCGCCCAAGCGGCGACCATCGCACAGGAGGAAGGGGCCAAGGTCTGCAGGTACCAGGTCATCGCCAAGAGCGGGCTGAACGTCCGCAGTGGCCCTGGGATGAAGTACCGGATCGTCGGCGCGCTCGACTACGGCACGCATCTTTCGGCCGACTGCAAGGACAAGGGGTGGACCCAGCTCCGGGGCGGCGTCCCGAAGAAGCTCGTCGGCAAGTGGGTCGCCCGCGTGTACCTGCACGAGATCAAGCCGCACCACTCCAGTGACCCGCACGGTGGCGTCTCCGCCGGCGCCGGCGGTACGTCCACCGATGTGACCCCGTTGCTGGCCGTCGGACTGGGCTCGATCGCGCTGGGGGGCGGTGCCATGGTCATGGCGCGGCGCCGTCGCGCCACGGGCCAGATCTGA
- a CDS encoding LacI family DNA-binding transcriptional regulator, whose translation MRTSRAGAGRDGVTIGKVAEAAGVSRATVSRVMNGLATVDPELVRRVREAATRLGYEPSTVARSLALGRTGMVAIVVPDLENPMFQRVLHGLTDAAGEHGHRLLVASSNENVREEVVLAAEARRRCDGLVLCAPRMPTEELIGLAGKLAPFVLVNRQVPEIPAPSLAVDHAAGIRAIVAHLLALGHGRLAYLAGPETSASNRDRLEALRGTSGRFELVELRCGATFADGHQVADQVLRERATAIVAYNDLVAFGALSRLHELGVEVPGQVSVVGFDDIPFARYTTPPLTTASVPQSELGHQAWQRLRALLDHRTPDPDVHFVPRLEVRGSTGPAPGALRYI comes from the coding sequence ATGCGCACGTCAAGAGCAGGCGCCGGGCGTGACGGCGTCACGATCGGGAAGGTCGCCGAGGCGGCGGGCGTCTCCCGCGCCACCGTCTCCCGCGTCATGAACGGCCTGGCCACCGTGGACCCCGAGCTCGTACGGCGGGTCCGGGAGGCCGCCACGCGACTGGGGTACGAGCCGAGCACCGTGGCCAGGAGCCTGGCGCTGGGCCGCACCGGGATGGTGGCCATCGTGGTCCCCGACCTGGAGAACCCGATGTTCCAGCGGGTGCTGCACGGCCTGACCGACGCGGCGGGGGAGCACGGGCATCGGCTGCTGGTCGCCAGCTCCAACGAGAACGTCCGCGAGGAGGTGGTCCTGGCCGCCGAGGCCCGGCGCCGCTGCGACGGCCTCGTCCTGTGCGCGCCGCGGATGCCCACCGAGGAGCTGATCGGGCTCGCCGGCAAGCTCGCCCCGTTCGTCCTGGTCAACCGGCAGGTACCGGAGATCCCGGCGCCCTCGCTGGCCGTCGACCACGCCGCCGGGATCCGGGCCATCGTCGCCCACCTGCTGGCCCTCGGGCACGGCCGCCTCGCCTACCTGGCGGGGCCGGAGACGAGCGCCTCCAACCGGGACCGCCTGGAGGCGCTGCGCGGCACGTCCGGCCGTTTCGAACTGGTCGAGCTGCGGTGCGGCGCCACGTTCGCCGACGGGCACCAGGTGGCCGACCAGGTGCTCCGGGAACGCGCCACCGCCATCGTGGCCTACAACGACCTGGTCGCGTTCGGCGCCCTGAGCCGCCTGCACGAGCTGGGCGTGGAGGTCCCCGGCCAGGTCTCGGTCGTCGGTTTCGACGACATCCCGTTCGCCCGCTACACGACCCCGCCGCTCACCACCGCCTCGGTGCCGCAGTCCGAGCTGGGGCACCAGGCGTGGCAGCGCCTCCGGGCACTGCTCGACCACCGGACCCCGGACCCGGACGTCCACTTCGTCCCCCGCCTCGAAGTGCGCGGGAGTACGGGCCCGGCACCGGGGGCGCTCCGCTACATCTGA
- a CDS encoding acyl-CoA dehydrogenase family protein: MPVVRLLPHPEAEDLIGLTREIAAKELLPRVNEAERKAEFPRDVFTVLGRAGLLSLPYPEEYGGGGQPFEVYLPVLEEIGAAWASVGVGVSVHSLSCFPMFTYGTVEQRERWLPDMLSGELLGAYCLSEPHAGSDPGAIRTKAVRDGDAYVLNGAKAWTTHGGQADFYTVMARTSDDGSRGISCFHVPADTPGLAFDVPEDKMGLTGSTTSTVRLEDVRVPADHRIGAEGQGLAIALAGLDAGRLGIAAVATGLAQAALDTAVAYAKEREAFGKAIIDHQGLAFLLADMAAAVGSARATYTEAARLKDAGRPYGPQASIAKLIATDNAMRVTTDAVQVLGGAGYTRDFPVERFMREAKVMQIFEGTNQIQRLVISRTLAR; encoded by the coding sequence ATGCCAGTCGTTCGTCTCCTGCCCCATCCGGAAGCGGAGGACCTGATCGGCCTCACCCGCGAGATCGCCGCCAAGGAGCTGCTGCCCCGCGTGAACGAGGCGGAGCGGAAGGCGGAGTTCCCCCGCGACGTCTTCACCGTGCTGGGCCGTGCCGGGCTGCTGTCCCTGCCCTACCCGGAGGAGTACGGGGGCGGGGGGCAGCCGTTCGAGGTCTACCTCCCGGTGCTGGAGGAGATCGGCGCGGCGTGGGCGAGCGTCGGCGTGGGGGTCAGCGTGCACTCGCTGTCCTGCTTCCCGATGTTCACCTACGGCACCGTTGAGCAGCGCGAACGGTGGCTGCCGGACATGCTCTCGGGCGAACTGCTGGGGGCCTACTGCCTGTCGGAGCCGCACGCCGGTTCCGATCCGGGGGCCATCCGCACCAAGGCGGTCCGGGACGGCGACGCCTACGTGCTCAACGGCGCCAAGGCGTGGACGACCCACGGGGGCCAGGCCGACTTCTACACCGTCATGGCGCGTACCTCCGACGACGGGTCCCGCGGGATCTCCTGTTTCCACGTGCCCGCGGACACGCCGGGCCTGGCGTTCGACGTGCCCGAGGACAAGATGGGCCTCACCGGCTCGACCACCTCCACGGTACGGCTGGAGGACGTGCGGGTGCCGGCCGACCACCGGATCGGCGCGGAGGGGCAGGGACTGGCGATCGCCCTGGCCGGGCTGGACGCCGGACGGCTGGGCATCGCGGCCGTGGCCACCGGGCTCGCCCAGGCCGCGCTGGACACGGCCGTCGCCTACGCCAAGGAGCGCGAGGCGTTCGGCAAGGCGATCATCGACCACCAGGGGCTGGCCTTCCTCCTCGCGGACATGGCCGCCGCGGTCGGCTCGGCGCGGGCGACCTACACCGAGGCCGCGCGGCTCAAGGACGCCGGACGGCCCTACGGCCCGCAGGCGTCGATCGCCAAGCTGATCGCCACCGACAACGCCATGCGGGTCACCACCGACGCGGTCCAGGTGCTCGGCGGCGCCGGGTACACCCGGGACTTCCCGGTCGAACGGTTCATGCGCGAGGCGAAGGTCATGCAGATCTTCGAGGGCACCAACCAGATCCAGCGCCTGGTCATCTCCCGCACCCTGGCCCGCTGA
- a CDS encoding ParB N-terminal domain-containing protein: MEFRQEQGDLSPVVDVEVSALSITDSPRISGENPEHVEALAAAQAELPPILVHRPTMRVIDGLHRVLAARLRGDEKIRVRFFDGDDADAFVMAVRSNIAHGLPLSLADRKRAAERIVVSHPRWSDRMVASATGIAAGTVAEIRRRVPAGAAAEPLRIGQDGRVRPINGAEGRRVAAELINENPSLSLRQIAQAAGISPETARDVRNRLRRGEDPLPKRMAGTVSLASRRNTHAERKAAVQTPARDRAAIVERLKADPALRFNETGRNLLMLLNLHTMKTADWDTMINNVPPHCAGIVAQLARDCADVWADFAIRVERQIASIV, translated from the coding sequence GTGGAGTTCCGGCAGGAGCAAGGCGATCTCAGTCCGGTGGTCGACGTCGAGGTCAGCGCGCTGTCCATCACCGACTCGCCGCGGATCTCGGGGGAGAACCCGGAACATGTGGAGGCACTGGCCGCGGCGCAGGCCGAGCTTCCCCCCATCCTGGTGCACCGTCCGACCATGCGGGTCATCGACGGGCTGCACCGCGTACTGGCGGCCCGGCTCAGAGGCGACGAGAAGATCCGGGTCCGGTTCTTCGATGGGGACGACGCCGACGCCTTCGTGATGGCGGTCCGTTCGAACATCGCGCACGGGCTGCCGCTGTCGCTGGCCGACCGCAAGCGCGCGGCGGAGCGCATCGTCGTCTCGCATCCGCGCTGGTCGGACCGGATGGTCGCCTCGGCCACCGGGATCGCCGCCGGCACGGTCGCCGAGATTCGGCGGCGGGTGCCGGCCGGCGCGGCCGCGGAGCCTCTCCGGATCGGGCAGGACGGCCGGGTTCGCCCGATCAACGGAGCGGAGGGCCGCCGGGTGGCCGCCGAATTGATCAATGAGAACCCGAGCCTCTCGCTGCGCCAGATCGCGCAGGCGGCCGGCATCTCACCGGAGACGGCACGGGACGTCCGTAACCGGCTGCGCCGGGGCGAGGACCCGCTGCCCAAACGGATGGCCGGCACCGTGAGCCTGGCCAGCCGCCGCAACACCCACGCCGAACGGAAGGCGGCCGTCCAGACACCGGCGCGGGACCGCGCCGCGATCGTCGAGCGGCTCAAGGCGGATCCCGCCCTGCGCTTCAACGAGACCGGGCGGAACCTGCTGATGCTGCTCAACCTCCACACGATGAAGACGGCGGACTGGGACACGATGATCAACAATGTCCCCCCGCACTGCGCCGGGATCGTCGCCCAGCTGGCCCGCGACTGCGCGGACGTCTGGGCCGACTTCGCGATACGGGTGGAGCGCCAGATCGCGAGCATCGTCTGA
- a CDS encoding glycoside hydrolase family 28 protein produces MRRILTVLVAVLLAAAAVPGAAAARAEPGTSTTGPAVSDGTAQGWKLADRIRHRVRPPKIPVRKVVVTDFGADPTGTRESTAAFRKAIAAAAGKGGGRVVVPAGTFLTGAIHLRSGIDLHLAEGSVVKFSQDPADYLPAVYTRWEGVELYNYSPFVYARKARNVAITGSGTLDGQADATHWWNWAGATQTADRAELFRMGESGVPVEQRRFGGGHYLRPNFVQFYESENILVQGVKIVGSPMWMVHPVLSRNVLVDRVTLESHGPNNDGVNPESSRDVVIRDSAFDNGDDCIAIKSGRNADGRRVNVPSENIVVHGNTMRDGHGGVVIGSEMSGSVRNVFAEDNVMDSPNLDRALRIKTNSVRGGVVENVYFRDNEVLEVGQEVIWINFFYEEGDAGAFTPTVRGVHVEDLKSNGGQYALYLRGYERSPISDVTITNATFDNVGTPMLLEHVRDLRLTNVLINGEPYDD; encoded by the coding sequence ATGCGCAGAATCCTGACCGTACTCGTGGCCGTCCTGCTCGCGGCGGCGGCCGTGCCCGGCGCCGCGGCCGCGCGGGCCGAGCCCGGCACGTCCACCACCGGCCCCGCCGTCTCGGACGGGACGGCGCAGGGCTGGAAACTGGCCGACCGGATCCGGCACCGGGTCCGGCCCCCGAAGATCCCCGTCCGGAAGGTCGTCGTCACCGACTTCGGCGCCGATCCCACCGGGACGCGGGAGAGCACCGCGGCGTTCCGCAAGGCGATCGCCGCCGCCGCGGGCAAGGGCGGCGGGCGGGTCGTGGTGCCCGCGGGCACCTTCCTGACCGGCGCTATCCACCTGCGCAGCGGCATCGACCTGCACCTCGCCGAGGGCTCGGTCGTCAAGTTCAGCCAGGACCCCGCCGACTACCTGCCCGCCGTGTACACACGCTGGGAGGGCGTCGAGCTCTACAACTACTCGCCGTTCGTCTACGCCCGGAAGGCGCGGAACGTGGCGATCACCGGGAGCGGGACCCTGGACGGGCAGGCCGACGCGACGCACTGGTGGAACTGGGCCGGCGCCACCCAGACCGCCGACCGGGCCGAGCTGTTCCGGATGGGCGAGAGCGGCGTGCCGGTCGAGCAGCGGCGGTTCGGCGGCGGCCACTACCTGCGGCCCAACTTCGTGCAGTTCTACGAGAGCGAGAACATCCTCGTCCAGGGCGTGAAGATCGTCGGGTCGCCCATGTGGATGGTCCATCCGGTGCTGTCCCGGAACGTGCTGGTCGACCGCGTCACGCTCGAGAGCCACGGGCCCAACAACGACGGAGTCAACCCCGAGTCCAGCCGGGACGTCGTCATCCGGGACTCGGCCTTCGACAACGGCGACGACTGCATCGCCATCAAGTCCGGCCGGAACGCCGACGGACGCCGCGTCAACGTGCCCAGCGAGAACATCGTCGTCCACGGCAATACCATGCGGGACGGGCACGGCGGCGTGGTCATCGGCAGCGAGATGTCGGGGTCGGTGCGCAACGTCTTCGCCGAGGACAACGTCATGGACAGCCCCAACCTCGACCGCGCGCTGCGCATCAAGACCAACTCCGTACGCGGCGGCGTGGTGGAGAACGTCTACTTCCGCGACAACGAGGTCCTGGAGGTCGGGCAGGAGGTGATCTGGATCAACTTCTTCTACGAGGAGGGGGACGCGGGCGCCTTCACCCCGACCGTGCGCGGCGTCCACGTCGAGGACCTCAAGAGCAACGGCGGCCAGTACGCCCTGTACCTGCGGGGCTACGAACGCTCACCGATCAGTGACGTCACCATCACCAACGCCACGTTCGACAACGTGGGCACGCCCATGCTGCTGGAACACGTCCGCGACCTGCGGCTGACCAACGTCCTGATCAACGGCGAGCCGTACGACGACTGA
- a CDS encoding SAM-dependent methyltransferase has protein sequence MTREGTSPEIIDQTRASIARVYDVFLGGKDNYEVDREVANAVIEQIPQTLRFAQEHRAWLIRVVRFLAKAGIDQFLDCGSGLPTAENTHEAVQRVNPEARVVYVDIDPIVATHGRAILERNERTRFVAGDLTRPRDLWNDPVISGHLDLSRPVALIQCSTIHHVPDEQRPAEIMREYVDLLPSGSYLALTHWHDPADGSEGSEIARYISEVFNGSSMGSGNFRSRAEIEEYFTGLEFVDPGLTLLRDWWPDGPHVAPADGVDHIVLAGVARKP, from the coding sequence ATGACGCGGGAAGGCACCTCGCCGGAGATCATCGATCAGACGAGGGCGAGCATCGCCCGCGTGTACGACGTCTTCCTCGGCGGCAAGGACAACTACGAGGTCGACCGCGAGGTCGCCAACGCGGTCATCGAGCAGATCCCGCAGACCCTGCGTTTCGCGCAGGAGCACCGGGCCTGGCTAATCCGTGTGGTCCGTTTCCTGGCCAAGGCCGGCATCGACCAGTTCCTCGACTGCGGGTCGGGCCTGCCGACCGCGGAGAACACGCATGAGGCCGTGCAGCGTGTCAATCCCGAGGCCCGGGTCGTCTACGTGGACATCGACCCGATCGTCGCCACGCACGGCCGCGCCATACTGGAGCGGAACGAGAGGACCCGTTTCGTGGCGGGCGACCTGACCCGGCCGCGCGATCTCTGGAACGATCCGGTGATCAGCGGGCATCTCGACCTGAGCCGCCCGGTGGCCCTGATCCAGTGTTCGACCATCCACCATGTCCCCGACGAGCAGCGCCCGGCCGAGATCATGCGCGAGTACGTGGATCTGCTGCCCTCGGGGTCCTACCTGGCGCTCACGCACTGGCACGACCCGGCGGACGGCAGCGAGGGCAGCGAGATCGCCCGCTACATCTCCGAGGTGTTCAACGGCAGCTCGATGGGCTCGGGCAACTTCCGCAGCCGCGCGGAGATCGAGGAGTACTTCACCGGGCTGGAATTCGTCGATCCCGGCCTCACCCTCCTGCGGGACTGGTGGCCGGACGGGCCGCACGTGGCGCCCGCCGACGGGGTCGACCACATCGTTCTCGCCGGGGTGGCCCGGAAGCCCTGA
- a CDS encoding class F sortase, with product MGHEKRGGRSAYLWYGVAAALIAIGAALGIAGLRLDRSTTPPQPSVSELAESGPAARSADPRGVRALPASVPRRVLIPEIKVSAPVVPLGLQENGEIAVPPLSRVHEAGWYRNGPTPGEKGPAVIVGHVDSRKGPGVFFKLGALRPGGRIQIVRGDGVTATFRVQRVQRVDKDSFPTKRVYGRVDEPALRLITCGGTFDRARGHYTDNIIVYAAPLADAWPSASASPPRRERAQGAAA from the coding sequence ATGGGTCATGAAAAGCGCGGTGGCCGCTCCGCCTACCTCTGGTACGGGGTGGCCGCCGCGCTGATCGCGATCGGAGCGGCGCTGGGGATCGCCGGCCTGCGGCTCGACCGTTCCACGACGCCGCCGCAACCGTCCGTCTCGGAACTGGCGGAGTCCGGCCCGGCCGCCCGGTCCGCCGATCCGAGGGGCGTGCGCGCGCTGCCGGCCTCGGTCCCCCGGCGGGTGCTCATCCCGGAGATCAAGGTCAGCGCGCCGGTCGTTCCGCTCGGGCTGCAGGAGAACGGCGAGATCGCCGTTCCTCCGCTGAGCCGTGTCCACGAGGCCGGCTGGTACCGGAACGGCCCGACGCCGGGGGAGAAGGGCCCGGCCGTGATCGTCGGTCATGTGGACTCCAGGAAGGGGCCCGGGGTCTTCTTCAAGCTCGGCGCGCTCCGGCCGGGCGGGAGGATCCAGATCGTTCGCGGGGACGGTGTGACCGCGACCTTCCGCGTCCAGCGCGTCCAGCGCGTCGACAAGGACAGCTTCCCCACGAAGCGCGTCTACGGGAGGGTCGACGAACCGGCGCTTCGCCTGATCACCTGTGGCGGGACGTTCGACCGTGCCCGCGGCCACTACACCGACAACATCATCGTCTACGCGGCGCCGCTGGCCGATGCCTGGCCCTCGGCGTCCGCCTCCCCGCCGCGGCGGGAGCGGGCCCAGGGCGCCGCCGCGTAG
- a CDS encoding L,D-transpeptidase family protein has protein sequence MSTQIRKRSSRTRTALPAAFAALVLAVPAFPATRAEAQVSGTDNPCTALTLGKSRHDPGTAGRVLFAVADAYGTTEVTITECTKRNGFWKRTLIAPGHIGRNGFAAPGTKREGDGRSPTGAYSLTEAFGETDPGTALPYRTLRQSGDCWGSTIGDDRYNRYYQGRCLPADEDLSAYMKNGPYRQAVVINHNRPPDSPIIHGHGSAIFMHIGSGPTAGCVALARPRLERIMRNLRPHDRIFMGPRQALFR, from the coding sequence ATGTCCACCCAAATCCGGAAACGTTCGAGCAGAACGCGGACGGCCCTCCCAGCAGCGTTCGCGGCGCTGGTGCTCGCCGTCCCTGCTTTTCCGGCCACGCGAGCGGAAGCGCAGGTCAGCGGCACGGACAACCCCTGCACGGCGCTCACCCTGGGAAAGTCCCGCCACGACCCGGGGACGGCCGGGCGCGTGCTCTTCGCGGTGGCGGACGCCTACGGGACGACCGAGGTGACCATCACCGAATGCACTAAAAGGAATGGTTTCTGGAAGAGAACGCTGATCGCACCGGGACATATCGGCCGGAACGGTTTCGCCGCTCCAGGTACGAAACGGGAAGGCGACGGCAGGTCCCCGACCGGTGCCTACAGTCTCACCGAGGCGTTCGGCGAGACCGACCCCGGGACCGCGCTGCCGTACCGTACGCTCCGCCAGAGCGGCGACTGCTGGGGCTCGACGATCGGCGACGACCGCTACAACCGGTACTACCAGGGCCGTTGCCTCCCGGCCGACGAGGACCTCTCGGCCTACATGAAGAACGGCCCCTACAGGCAGGCCGTCGTCATCAACCACAACCGGCCGCCCGACTCCCCCATCATCCACGGGCACGGCTCAGCGATCTTCATGCACATCGGCTCCGGGCCGACCGCGGGATGCGTCGCCCTGGCCCGGCCCCGGCTGGAGAGGATCATGAGGAACCTGCGCCCGCACGACAGGATCTTCATGGGCCCCCGGCAGGCGCTCTTCCGCTGA
- a CDS encoding TetR/AcrR family transcriptional regulator gives MNAGSGDVHERAGDVRERRRADGRRREDGRRHEDGRRRDELIDRLITLFLERGFADLGIADMAAVLRCSKSTLYTVAPSKEQIIVTVVRAFFRRATARVEARLDAGADPRDRLAAYLRAISDELGPASPAFFADLTDFVPTREVYRQNTLIAAGRVRRLVREASPAGDAAFVGAVAGLVMESIHSGEIRAATGLADSAAYAALADLIGARMTRPEQAG, from the coding sequence ATGAACGCGGGTAGCGGCGACGTCCACGAGCGGGCCGGTGACGTCCGCGAGCGGCGCCGGGCCGACGGGCGGCGCCGGGAGGACGGACGGCGACATGAGGACGGGCGGCGCCGGGACGAACTCATCGACCGGCTCATCACCCTCTTCCTCGAACGCGGCTTCGCCGATCTCGGCATCGCCGACATGGCGGCCGTCCTGCGCTGCTCGAAGTCGACGCTCTACACCGTCGCGCCGAGCAAGGAACAGATCATCGTGACCGTGGTGCGGGCCTTCTTCCGCCGGGCCACCGCCCGGGTGGAGGCCCGTCTCGACGCGGGCGCCGATCCCCGCGACCGCCTGGCCGCGTACCTCCGCGCGATCTCGGACGAGCTCGGTCCCGCGTCACCGGCGTTCTTCGCCGACCTGACCGACTTCGTCCCCACCCGCGAGGTCTACCGGCAGAACACCCTCATCGCCGCCGGCCGCGTGCGTCGGCTGGTCCGCGAGGCGTCCCCCGCCGGTGACGCGGCCTTCGTGGGCGCGGTGGCCGGCCTGGTCATGGAGTCCATCCACAGCGGAGAGATCCGGGCCGCCACCGGACTGGCCGACTCGGCCGCCTACGCCGCCCTGGCCGACCTGATCGGCGCCCGGATGACCCGGCCCGAGCAGGCCGGGTGA
- a CDS encoding ATP-binding protein: MLPRKGARVAERISEREAEVLAALGARLSNAQIASRLHISVRTVESHVSSLLRKYGMSDRWALAELARSAEGEPGRVAGLPVSETTFVGRTAERAAVLAAVEQARLVTLLGPGGVGKTRLAVVAAEEAVALFPSGGAFVDLVPVRDGFVARAVATTLGVTEGSHQPLEEAVAARLGTGRSLLVLDNCEHVIDEAAGFAERILAACPGTRVLVTSRERLGVPGERSVPIAPLPLGSDAERLFLDRALAADPRFVAEPAVVAELCARLDGMPLAIELAAARGASLGPTGLLAALDDALRLLSGVRGGDARHRSLRAVLSWSHDLLDEEEQALFRRLGVFVGAFDMDAASAVGGDRAGVADLLGRLVDKSLVVHVRGRVSRWRLLETVRAFALAQMTAAGDEDKTRTRHLRWAAGAASAIEGRIGDPTWREDFDAMAADLRAALAAAGGPGEVTHRLASALAHLTFARRHLLESFAHHRTAAALATSAASAARDLRAGAGCAHVSTTSNQHVFELLLEAAEQAGRARDDRGRAIDLARAVETACRFPEAFETGVPYERLRGLLDEAAAAGPGGDPEVTAALALARAWLAGPDKGAPDPALASAALAATRATADPVLVSAGLCAAGTAALHAGRLREANRITRERLALLPSMDRDDPYCAPEICNTYGRACLYAIMTGDLPGAMAAARAGIDDDLLRDTHITASRLVQPLVLTGRFHEAIGHAERMLDQWERAGRPAPLWMLPAVSMTVLAGAMLDEPGPVALWRAHAEEMAGGTLGTAPVAAFVDARLALHDERYDTAEPLVRTAFSVDAPLDKYLAYARAAGAELAVAARLPDAADLLAAATPLAEENAWAAACLARARGRLHDDRAELARALTAFESLDALAERDHTQALLARL; this comes from the coding sequence ATGCTGCCACGGAAAGGGGCCAGGGTGGCGGAGCGGATCTCCGAGCGGGAGGCCGAGGTGCTGGCCGCGCTGGGTGCGCGGCTGTCCAACGCGCAGATCGCGAGTCGGCTGCACATCTCCGTGCGCACGGTGGAGAGCCACGTGTCGTCGCTGCTGCGCAAGTACGGCATGTCCGACCGGTGGGCGCTGGCCGAACTGGCCCGCTCCGCGGAGGGGGAGCCCGGCCGGGTGGCCGGGTTGCCGGTGTCCGAGACGACGTTCGTGGGCCGTACGGCCGAGCGCGCCGCCGTACTGGCCGCGGTCGAGCAGGCCCGGCTGGTGACGCTGCTGGGCCCGGGCGGGGTGGGCAAGACCCGGCTGGCCGTGGTGGCGGCCGAGGAGGCCGTGGCGCTGTTCCCGTCCGGCGGGGCCTTCGTGGACCTGGTGCCGGTACGCGACGGGTTCGTGGCCCGCGCGGTCGCGACCACGCTCGGGGTGACCGAGGGCTCGCACCAGCCGCTGGAGGAGGCGGTCGCGGCGCGGCTGGGCACCGGGCGGTCGCTGCTCGTGCTGGACAACTGCGAGCACGTGATCGACGAGGCCGCCGGGTTCGCCGAGCGGATCCTGGCCGCCTGCCCGGGCACTCGCGTGCTCGTGACCAGCCGGGAACGCCTCGGCGTACCGGGCGAGCGCAGCGTGCCGATCGCCCCGCTGCCGCTGGGTTCGGACGCCGAGCGGCTGTTCCTCGACCGGGCGCTGGCCGCGGACCCCCGGTTCGTGGCCGAGCCCGCGGTGGTCGCGGAGCTGTGCGCGCGGCTGGACGGCATGCCGCTGGCGATCGAGCTGGCCGCGGCCCGGGGTGCGTCGCTGGGCCCCACGGGACTGCTCGCGGCGCTCGACGACGCGCTGCGGCTGCTGTCCGGCGTACGCGGCGGCGACGCGCGGCACCGATCGCTGCGCGCGGTCCTGTCGTGGAGCCACGACCTGCTCGATGAGGAGGAGCAGGCGCTGTTCCGGCGGCTCGGGGTGTTCGTCGGGGCCTTCGACATGGACGCCGCGTCCGCCGTCGGCGGGGACCGCGCGGGCGTCGCGGACCTGCTCGGCCGGCTGGTCGACAAGAGCCTCGTGGTGCATGTGCGCGGGCGGGTCAGCCGCTGGCGCCTGCTGGAGACCGTACGCGCGTTCGCGCTGGCGCAGATGACGGCCGCGGGCGATGAGGACAAGACGAGGACGCGGCACCTCCGCTGGGCCGCCGGCGCGGCGTCCGCCATCGAGGGCAGGATCGGCGATCCCACATGGCGCGAGGACTTCGACGCCATGGCCGCGGACCTGCGCGCCGCGCTGGCCGCGGCCGGCGGCCCGGGCGAGGTGACGCACCGGCTGGCGAGCGCGCTGGCGCACCTGACCTTCGCCCGCCGCCACCTGCTGGAGTCCTTCGCCCACCACCGGACCGCCGCCGCGCTCGCGACGAGCGCCGCGTCCGCCGCCCGCGACCTGCGCGCGGGAGCCGGGTGCGCGCACGTGAGCACCACCTCCAACCAGCACGTGTTCGAGCTGCTGCTGGAGGCCGCCGAACAGGCGGGACGGGCCCGCGACGACCGCGGCCGGGCGATCGACCTGGCCCGCGCGGTCGAGACGGCCTGCCGGTTCCCCGAGGCGTTCGAGACCGGCGTCCCGTACGAGCGCCTGCGCGGCCTCCTCGACGAGGCGGCAGCGGCCGGCCCCGGCGGCGACCCGGAGGTCACGGCGGCCCTGGCGCTGGCCCGCGCGTGGCTGGCGGGCCCGGACAAGGGCGCACCCGACCCCGCCCTCGCTTCCGCCGCCCTCGCCGCCACCCGGGCGACCGCGGACCCGGTCCTGGTCAGTGCCGGCCTGTGCGCCGCCGGGACCGCTGCCCTGCACGCCGGGCGGCTGCGCGAGGCCAACCGCATCACCCGCGAACGCCTGGCGCTGCTGCCGTCCATGGACCGCGACGACCCGTACTGCGCCCCGGAGATCTGCAACACCTACGGCCGCGCCTGCCTCTACGCGATCATGACCGGCGACCTGCCCGGCGCGATGGCCGCCGCCCGCGCCGGCATCGACGACGACCTGCTGCGCGATACCCACATCACGGCCAGCCGCCTCGTCCAGCCCCTCGTGCTGACCGGCCGCTTCCACGAGGCGATCGGCCACGCCGAACGAATGCTGGACCAATGGGAACGCGCCGGACGCCCCGCCCCGCTCTGGATGCTGCCGGCCGTGAGCATGACGGTGCTGGCCGGCGCGATGCTCGATGAGCCGGGGCCGGTGGCACTGTGGCGGGCGCATGCCGAGGAGATGGCCGGCGGCACGCTCGGCACGGCGCCGGTCGCGGCGTTCGTCGACGCCCGCCTCGCCCTCCACGACGAGCGGTACGACACCGCCGAACCCCTCGTACGGACGGCCTTCTCCGTGGACGCCCCCCTGGACAAATACCTCGCGTACGCGCGGGCGGCGGGCGCGGAACTGGCCGTGGCCGCACGCTTGCCCGACGCGGCGGACCTGCTGGCGGCGGCCACCCCGCTCGCCGAGGAGAACGCCTGGGCGGCGGCGTGCCTCGCCCGTGCCCGCGGGCGCCTCCACGACGACCGCGCCGAGCTCGCCCGCGCCCTCACGGCGTTCGAAAGCCTGGACGCACTGGCCGAACGCGACCACACCCAGGCCTTGCTGGCGCGGCTCTAA